The following are from one region of the bacterium genome:
- a CDS encoding CoA transferase subunit A translates to MENKLMSMQEAIGRYVQDGDTIVIEGFTHLICFAAGHEIIRQKK, encoded by the coding sequence ATGGAAAATAAATTGATGTCCATGCAAGAAGCCATCGGACGTTACGTTCAAGACGGCGACACAATCGTCATCGAAGGATTCACACACCTGATCTGTTTTGCAGCAGGGCACGAAATCATCCGGCAGAAGAAAAA